From the Tetrapisispora phaffii CBS 4417 chromosome 10, complete genome genome, one window contains:
- the SWC5 gene encoding Swc5p (similar to Saccharomyces cerevisiae SWC5 (YBR231C); ancestral locus Anc_6.138) yields MCRYIVLLYFIFDINRYRDKYTVKQNMAYDLKNKVVDDSDLNDEYNEEEDEDYDPNKVSTVDNITDGNVGEINDSESDEENENDYEESDKMNYSSIVSETGGLIRTRHAAKLEEEARKKYKYHHLQVEGLSAKTNDIWEELQNLSKERLNTTLSSKSVISENPDITDSTSELLGEEMIWIERSYKFADQVVNEKKQVLKSSAEAKEYLNNLKFQREKSAQNNKDEIKEKTENNTEVDHKDKEGLKLNLRRPLRRPPILELIIAGSLKPNLTTLEKSKLDWVTYVDKEGINAELSLHNKDGYLAKQDFLNRVEVKDNEKYKEFRKKQLAQQFEDSK; encoded by the coding sequence ATGTGTAGATATATTGTATTGCtatatttcatatttgatataaatagatataGAGATAAATATACTGTGAAACAAAATATGGCATATGATTTGAAGAACAAAGTGGTAGACGATTCCGACCTTAATgatgaatataatgaagaagaagacgAGGATTATGATCCAAACAAAGTAAGTACTGTCGATAATATCACTGATGGTAATGTTGGAGAAATCAACGATAGTGAAagtgatgaagaaaatgaaaatgacTACGAAGAAAGTGacaaaatgaattattctTCTATTGTTAGTGAAACTGGTGGTTTGATTAGGACTAGACATGCAGCTAAGTTAGAGGAAGAGGcaagaaagaaatataaatatcacCATCTTCAAGTGGAAGGTCTATCTGCAAAGACGAACGATATTTGGGAAGAATTGCAAAATCTCAGTAAAGAGAGACTGAATACAACTTTATCATCAAAGTCTGTCATATCAGAGAACCCAGATATAACTGATTCAACTTCTGAATTGTTGGGAGAGGAGATGATATGGATAGAAAGATCGTATAAATTTGCAGACCAAGTTGTAAACGAGAAGAAACAAGTTTTGAAATCGAGTGCTGAGGCTAAAGAATATCTAAACAATTTGAAGTTTCAAAGGGAGAAATCTGCACAAAACAATAAAGATgagataaaagaaaaaactgAGAATAATACAGAGGTAGATCATAAAGACAAAGAAGGACTTAAACTTAACTTAAGGCGTCCATTAAGAAGACCACCCATTTTAGAACTAATAATAGCAGGTTCATTGAAACCTAACTTGACCACTTTAGAGAAATCTAAATTGGATTGGGTTACATATGTCGATAAAGAAGGTATCAATGCAGAACTTTCTTTGCATAACAAAGATGGTTATTTGGCAAAGCAAGATTTCTTAAATCGTGTTGAAGTAAAGGATAAcgaaaaatataaagaattCAGAAAAAAGCAGCTTGCACAGCAATTTGAAGATTCCAAATAG
- the DAD3 gene encoding Dad3p (similar to Saccharomyces cerevisiae DAD3 (YBR233W-A); ancestral locus Anc_6.142), translating to MPEELSPLQQDVLDRYSKLANILHSLDDTLNEINTSSTESRTSPEEVINEMREIEIKIGLVGTLLKGSVYSFILQQKKQKQEQQQLQQ from the coding sequence ATGCCAGAGGAATTAAGTCCATTACAGCAAGATGTACTCGATAGGTATTCAAAATTAGCCAACATTTTACATTCATTAGATGATACGTTGAATGAGATAAATACTTCGTCGACGGAGTCCAGGACTTCCCCTGAAGAAgttattaatgaaatgaGAGAAATAGAGATCAAGATTGGGTTAGTTGGCACTTTACTTAAAGGTAGTGTGTATTCATTCATATTGCAAcagaagaaacaaaaacaagAGCAACAGCAActacaacaataa
- the SNF4 gene encoding AMP-activated serine/threonine-protein kinase regulatory subunit SNF4 (similar to Saccharomyces cerevisiae SNF4 (YGL115W); ancestral locus Anc_6.136), which yields MHNNVNGSSVDVEQELALNAIRQVLKSKTSYDVLPVSFRLIVLDTSLLVKKALNVLLQNSIVSAPLWDATTSRFAGLLTSDDFINVIQYCFSNPDKFDLVEKLQLNRLRDIERAIGAKPLETTSIHPSSSLYEACTVMLRSKSRRVPLIDKDEETHREIVVSVLTQYRLLKFIALNCRETHFLKKPISELNIISNSTVRSCSMTTPVIDVIQLLSEGNISSVPIVNENGVLVNVYEAVDVLGLIKGGIYNDLSLSVGEALMRRSDDFEGVYTCTENEKLSTLLDTIRKSSVHRFFVVNESGQLVGVLSLGDLLRYILVGSKKE from the coding sequence ATGCATAATAATGTCAATGGGTCTTCCGTCGACGTCGAACAAGAACTAGCATTGAATGCTATAAGGCaagttttaaaatcaaagaCTTCATATGATGTTTTACCAGTTTCATTTAGATTGATTGTTTTAGATACTTCTTTACTGGTTAAGAAAGCTTTGAATGTTCTATTACAGAATAGTATTGTTAGTGCTCCATTGTGGGATGCTACAACATCTAGGTTTGCTGGTTTATTGACTTCTGACGATTTTATCAATGTCATCCAATATTGTTTTTCCAACCCAGATAAATTCGATTTAGTTGAGAAATTACAATTGAATAGATTGAGAGATATCGAGAGGGCCATAGGTGCAAAACCTTTGGAAACTACATCGATTCATCCATCAAGCTCTTTATATGAGGCATGTACAGTCATGCTGCGCTCGAAATCAAGAAGAGTCCCATTGATTGATAAAGATGAAGAGACTCATAGAGAAATTGTCGTTTCTGTTCTTACACAATATAGATTATTAAAGTTTATTGCATTAAACTGTCGAGAAActcattttttgaaaaaaccAATTTCTGAGTTAAACATTATATCCAACTCTACAGTAAGAAGTTGCAGCATGACCACTCCAGTGATTGATGTCattcaattattatcaGAAGGAAATATATCATCCGTTCCGATCGTTAACGAAAATGGTGTTTTAGTCAACGTCTATGAGGCTGTCGATGTGCTTGGTTTGATTAAAGGTGGTATATACAACGATCTCTCATTGAGTGTCGGAGAAGCACTAATGAGAAGATCTGATGATTTTGAAGGTGTCTATACATGTactgaaaatgaaaaattgtcTACTTTACTAGATACAATCAGAAAATCAAGTGTCCACAGATTCTTTGTTGTAAATGAATCCGGTCAGTTAGTCGGAGTCTTATCATTAGGTGACCTTTTAAGATATATACTAGTTGGTTctaaaaaagaataa
- the TPHA0J01910 gene encoding uncharacterized protein (similar to Saccharomyces cerevisiae YGL114W; ancestral locus Anc_6.137) produces MSLGEEDVGSMSRNDISLSPVSNINAQPWKEKQELRQITLRGTVAGLTIGTLVLISNFQFGLQTGWVSMMSLPSALLACAFFKQIWPTFFPEDAEFTDVETVYVQSMAVAVGTGPLAYGFIGVIPAIEKFMTREEMNFTREEFESFTLIQLLFWSCSLAFFGIFFAVPLRRQVIIREKLPFPSGSATAVLISILTGSRLMQEITKKELIRIRDRRLEDCPEVLQPASEEESMGLLMSQDKDNHSEGNCTQYVTEGHGDISQRMVLPSNKQNSAYSKNMEILVKTFSVSALYTLVSYFVPKIKEIKIFGRHASDKYDWNLQPSPAYIGQGIIMGLRTVTSMLFGSILGWGVLACLAYKRKWIQPDVDPDDWQNGLHGWLIWISLSIMIADSLVGLIILIVKNIVEFISFDNRLDVLSDAWDDTFQSMLLEEEHIINQNGSDPSSSLQNSVKLVSATIENEVGSKYLINSVTVISGLIVSSIICIVVIVYLFGVDIIPIYAMTTALLLALVLSVLGIRALGETDLNPVSGIGKLSQLIFALIIPSSHSGAVLLNVVAGGVAEAGAQQAGDLMQDLKTGHLLGASPKAQFYAQIIGATWSIFMSSIMYKIYNIVYELPNNQFRIPTALVWIDCARLITGQGLPPMALECSIIFGCIFSILSLIRNCEFGNSSKFRKWIPSGIAVGVGMYNAPSFTIARFIGGVFSHYWLKGRKGSFTAKTCMIVFSSGLILGEGILSIMNMIFTQFKVPHL; encoded by the coding sequence ATGAGTTTAGGTGAAGAAGATGTCGGTAGTATGTCACGTAATGACATTTCATTGTCACCGGTCTCAAACATAAACGCTCAACCTTGGAAAGAGAAACAAGAATTAAGGCAAATAACATTAAGAGGTACTGTGGCCGGTTTAACAATAGGTACGTTGGTACTTATATCTAATTTCCAATTTGGACTTCAGACGGGATGGGTATCCATGATGTCTTTACCTTCTGCTCTTTTAGCATGTGCATTCTTTAAACAAATTTGGCCAACATTCTTCCCAGAAGATGCTGAGTTTACAGATGTAGAGACAGTTTACGTTCAAAGTATGGCTGTTGCTGTTGGAACTGGGCCGCTTGCATATGGATTTATTGGTGTTATTCCAGCTATAGAGAAATTCATGACTAGAGAAGAGATGAATTTTACAAGAGAAGAGTTTGAATCATTCACATTGATCCAGTTGCTTTTTTGGTCATGTTCTCTTGCTTTCTTTGGGATATTTTTTGCTGTACCACTGAGAAGACAAGTAATCATAAGAGAAAAACTACCATTCCCAAGTGGCAGTGCAACGGCGGTCttgatttcaattttgaCTGGTTCTAGGTTGATGCAGGAAATTACTAAAAAAGAGCTAATACGAATTAGAGATCGTAGATTAGAAGACTGTCCAGAAGTGCTTCAGCCAGCAAGTGAAGAGGAATCAATGGGCCTTTTAATGTCACAAGATAAAGATAACCATTCAGAAGGTAACTGTACACAATATGTAACAGAAGGTCATGGTGACATATCTCAAAGGATGGTGCTGCCatcaaataaacaaaattcTGCATATTCAAAGAACATGGAAATATTAGTTAAAACTTTTAGCGTTTCTGCTTTATATACACTTGTCTCATATTTTGTTCCTAAAATAaaggaaattaaaatatttgggAGACATGCCTCAGATAAATATGATTGGAATTTACAACCATCGCCTGCTTATATAGGCCAGGGAATAATCATGGGTTTAAGGACAGTCACTTCGATGCTCTTTGGAAGCATTCTTGGGTGGGGTGTACTTGCTTGCCTTGCATACAAGAGAAAATGGATTCAACCTGATGTCGATCCTGACGATTGGCAAAATGGACTACATGGTTGGCTAATATGGATTTCACTATCTATAATGATTGCAGATAGTCTAGTTGgtttgattattttaatagttaaaaacattgttgaatttatatCATTTGATAATAGGCTAGATGTCTTATCTGACGCTTGGGACGATACCTTTCAGTCAATGTTATTGGAGGAAGAGCATATAATCAATCAGAATGGATCTGATCCTTCATCAAGTCTACAAAACTCTGTTAAATTAGTTTCAGCCactattgaaaatgaagtaGGTTCAAAATATCTAATCAACTCGGTGACTGTTATCAGCGGTTTAATAGTTTCATCTATAATATGCATAGTGGTCATTGTCTATCTATTTGGTGTCGATATCATTCCCATATATGCAATGACGACTGCCTTATTATTAGCATTAGTATTATCAGTACTCGGTATAAGAGCTCTGGGTGAAACAGATTTAAATCCAGTTAGTGGTATAGGGAAATTGTCACAATTAATATTTGCATTAATTATTCCTAGTAGTCATTCAGGTGCGGTACTTCTCAATGTTGTAGCTGGTGGTGTAGCAGAAGCAGGTGCACAACAAGCTGGAGATTTGATGCAAGATTTGAAAACTGGTCATTTACTTGGTGCTTCACCCAAAGCTCAATTTTATGCTCAAATTATAGGAGCGACTTGGTCAATATTCATGTCAAGTATAATGTAcaaaatttacaatattgTTTATGAACTGCcaaataatcaatttaGAATCCCAACAGCACTGGTATGGATAGATTGTGCTAGGTTAATAACAGGACAAGGTTTACCTCCTATGGCCTTAGAGTGTTCGATAATATTTGGGTGCatattttccattttatcattaattagGAACTGTGAGTTTGGAAACAGTTCTAAGTTTAGAAAATGGATACCTTCTGGTATTGCCGTTGGAGTTGGTATGTACAACGCACCTAGTTTTACTATTGCCAGATTTATTGGCGGTGTGTTTTCGCATTATTGGCTAAAAGGTCGTAAAGGAAGCTTCACTGCTAAAACTTGCATGATTGTATTTAGTTCTGGTTTAATTTTAGGGGAAGGAATCTTAAGTATTATGAATATGATTTTTACACAATTTAAGGTTCCTCATTTATAG
- the TAF6 gene encoding TATA-binding protein-associated factor TAF6 (similar to Saccharomyces cerevisiae TAF6 (YGL112C); ancestral locus Anc_6.141) — translation MSNPQQSYSIWSPHDTVKDVAESLGVDNINEDVLKSLAMDVEYRILEIIEQAVKFKRHSKRDLLTTDDIAKALRILNVEPLYGYHDGSARNRSITFNRVSAQGGQSLYYVDDEEVDFDKLINEPLPQVPRLPTFTTHWLAVEGIQPAIAQNPNLNDIRVSQPPMVRGAIVTALNDNSIQSSSSTAPISLSEDKDSYQASTVKPGQNTEIKPLVKHVLSKELQIYFNKVVSALTNPNIESEEAQYMKAAALSSLKTDSGLHQLVPYFIQFIAEQITHHLSDLDLLSTILEMIYALLSNESIFLDPYIHSLMPSILTLLLAKKIGGSQNEESAESTSEFLEKTNALRDFAASLLDYLLKKYPQIYKSLKPRVTRTLLKTFLDTNRAFGTYYGCLRGISVLEAESIRFFLGNLHSWSKLAFAEQNIALEDFDEDRPGKFTPEETRYLINMIINCLLILKDDLPQLSQEDNSEVTDEEQKKLVERCGVTIAHHVLKRDDSKALIQAIFFGE, via the coding sequence ATGTCAAACCCACAACAATCATATTCTATTTGGTCGCCTCACGACACTGTCAAGGATGTTGCTGAATCATTAGGTGTTGATAACATTAATGAAGATGTTTTGAAAAGTTTAGCTATGGATGTGGAGTATCGTATATTAGAAATCATCGAACAAGCTGTGAAGTTCAAGAGACATTCGAAGAGAGATCTTTTGACGACAGATGACATCGCTAAAGCTTTGCGTATTTTAAACGTCGAACCATTATATGGTTATCACGATGGATCTGCTCGAAACAGAAGTATAACTTTTAATAGAGTGAGTGCACAAGGGGGTCAATCTTTATATTATGTTGACGATGAAGAAgttgattttgataaattaattaatgaacCGTTACCACAAGTTCCAAGATTACCGACATTTACTACACATTGGTTAGCTGTTGAAGGTATTCAACCAGCTATTGCCCAAAATCCTAATTTAAACGATATAAGAGTCTCCCAACCTCCAATGGTGAGAGGTGCTATCGTGACAGCTTTGAATGACAATAGTATCCAATCTTCCTCTTCCACTGCACCTATCTCGTTATCCGAAGATAAAGATAGTTATCAGGCTTCAACTGTTAAACCTGGTCAAAACACAGAAATTAAACCTTTGGTTAAACATGTTCTATCAAAAgaattacaaatatatttcaacaaAGTTGTCTCTGCACTTACAAATCCAAACATAGAAAGTGAAGAAGCGCAATACATGAAGGCTGCTGCATTGTCATCTTTGAAGACAGATAGTGGGTTACATCAATTGGTACCATactttattcaattcattgCAGAGCAAATAACTCATCATTTATCTGATTtagatttattatcaactaTTTTAGAAATGATTTACGCTTTATTAAGTAATGAATCCATATTTTTAGATCCATATATTCATTCCTTAATGCCTTcaattttaactttattgTTAGCCAAAAAAATTGGAGGTTCTCAAAATGAGGAATCAGCTGAAAGCACAAGTGAATTTTTAGAGAAGACAAATGCTTTACGTGATTTTGCTGCATCACTATTAGactatttattaaagaaatacCCACAAATATACAAATCTTTGAAGCCTCGTGTAACGAGAACTTTGTTGAAGACATTTTTAGACACTAATCGTGCGTTCGGTACTTATTACGGTTGTTTACGTGGCATTTCAGTGCTGGAGGCCGAATCCATTAGATTTTTCTTAGGAAACCTTCATAGTTGGTCAAAACTTGCATTTGCTGAACAAAATATAGCCTTAGAAGATTTCGATGAAGATAGACCTGGTAAATTCACTCCAGAAGAAACGAGGTACTTGATCAATATGATTATTAACTGTCTATTGATTCTGAAAGATGACTTACCGCAACTATCACAAGAAGATAACAGTGAAGTGACTGATGAAGAACAAAAGAAACTAGTCGAAAGATGTGGTGTTACAATTGCACATCACGTATTAAAAAGAGATGACTCCAAAGCTTTAATTCAAGCTATCTTTTTTGGTgaataa
- the SLD3 gene encoding Sld3p (similar to Saccharomyces cerevisiae SLD3 (YGL113W); ancestral locus Anc_6.140), whose product MENLELLTSFQTLPKNVVVHTSDYSILISTGLPIAFQDKLASFGSSWKHLCKYGNDDVIILERYGSNYWISYPTSIRDIDEIPKPLAELDKEPNTERPSKIIEFYKQEFLKILEEMDIDKTQAPVVGNLKLNMLPPDTTIENIAPTTYDPKAYLEIKYNESLFSTNNPLVYFVKSSLSRLRSMCKTTDKVEYLTLYKDNILEFFLDIDSFNKKHQGNKLIAIPSEKDTTEKNRRLYLQQLNVNLEEEEMVIKNDIGMLLKLREIKLQIILILELIIINDLDSKFVEFDKEYANRLKKRSLNLTKPSVFKSRRRVKIKLNEDKNTTELDNKKNKSDFIEQLDLYLDNLNILDILLASEPEMMDNENLRKIQEQKLNLMNKTKEASSVGFINYILIPFYNKRVPNAIKFIASKLKAPSLKSRENFGKSSSKNSLSDLQFDMKNFENGIGSSQSSSRYSSTPSSPKIKMPPFLKRTSTIQKAPNFIIEHSSSNLSEFLESKQSFSKPASLSRTNSDLSMLQKRQLSVTELATSSQVISTTSLVVSELPGNALKRSYNDARKQKSFRRVGKMKSTTTLAEMVNERPRGDRNSEEMVQVTATPLTKRREALKSDILNNIIESPVIAETSLSEGKIIQDSPYSSTQELATKVHSPNVRKKVKRRLFAPST is encoded by the coding sequence ATGGAAAATTTAGAACTGCTTACATCATTTCAGACACTCCCAAAGAATGTGGTTGTCCATACTTCTGACTACAGTATCCTTATATCTACTGGGTTACCTATAGCTTTCCAAGATAAACTGGCATCATTTGGAAGTTCATGGAAGCATCTATGTAAATATGGAAATGACGATGTGATCATATTGGAAAGATATGGTAGCAACTATTGGATATCATATCCAACTTCAATTCGTGATATAGACGAAATACCAAAGCCATTAGCAGAACTTGACAAGGAACCAAACACAGAGAGACCTAGCAAAATAATCGAATTTTATAAACAggaatttttaaagatattagAAGAAATGGATATTGACAAGACCCAGGCTCCAGTAGTAGGGAATTTGAAGTTGAATATGTTACCTCCAGATACAAcaatagaaaatattgcTCCTACTACTTACGATCCAAAAGCATATCtagaaattaaatataacgAAAGCTTATTTTCTACAAATAATCCTCTGGTGTATTTTGTGAAGTCATCATTAAGTAGGCTACGAAGCATGTGCAAGACGACAGACAAGGTTGAATATTTGACGTTATATAAAGATAACATTTTGGAGTTCTTCTTGGATATtgattcatttaataagaaACATCAAGGTAATAAACTCATTGCTATTCCTTCAGAAAAAGATACAACAGAGAAGAACAGAAGGTTGTATTTACAGCAATTGAATGTGAATctagaagaagaagagatggttattaaaaatgatatagGAATGTTATTGAAACTTcgagaaattaaattacaaaTCATTCTTATATTGGAAttgattattatcaatGATTTAGATTCCAAATTTGTAGAATTTGACAAAGAATATGCCAATCGGTTAAAGAAAAGGTCGTTAAATTTAACCAAGCCTAGTGTATTTAAGAGTAGAAGAAGagtgaaaataaaattaaatgaagataaGAACACTACTGaattagataataaaaagaataaatcTGATTTTATTGAGCAATTAGATTTATATCTagataatttgaatattctagatattttattggCAAGCGAGCCAGAAATGATGGATAATGAAAACTTAAGAAAGATCCAAGAACAAAaactaaatttaatgaataagACAAAAGAGGCTTCTTCAGTCggatttattaattatatattaatcccattttataataaaaggGTACCGAACGCAATAAAGTTCATTGCAAGTAAATTAAAAGCTCCAAGTTTGAAATCTAGAGAGAACTTTGGAAAATCGTCATCAAAAAACTCTCTATCAGACTTACAATTTGATATGaaaaatttcgaaaatgGTATCGGTAGTTCTCAAAGCTCTTCCAGATATAGTTCAACACCTTCGTCACCTAAAATTAAGATGCCACCTTTCTTGAAAAGGACATCAACAATTCAGAAGGCTCccaatttcattattgagCACTCTAGTTCTAATTTATCAGAATTTTTGGAGTCAAAACAGTCATTTAGTAAGCCAGCTTCACTCAGTAGAACAAATTCCGATTTGAGTATGCTTCAAAAAAGACAATTATCGGTGACCGAATTAGCAACTTCTTCGCAGGTGATATCGACGACATCACTTGTAGTAAGTGAGCTTCCAGGAAATGCACTTAAACGGTCTTATAACGATGCACGTAAACAGAAATCATTCCGCAGAGTCGGTAAAATGAAATCCACCACTACACTTGCTGAAATGGTTAATGAAAGACCCAGAGGTGATAGAAATTCCGAGGAAATGGTTCAAGTCACAGCAACTCCATTAACCAAAAGAAGAGAAGCCCTTAAGAGtgatatattgaataatattatagaaTCACCTGTTATTGCAGAAACATCACTCTCTGAAGGTAAAATTATACAAGACTCACCATATAGTTCTACGCAAGAATTAGCAACCAAGGTGCATTCCCCTAATGTTAGGAAGAAAGTCAAAAGACGGCTATTTGCACCTTCGACataa